The sequence below is a genomic window from Deltaproteobacteria bacterium GWC2_55_46.
TCATTGAGGACCTGGCAAGGTTCTATGATGAGGCTATTGCCGCCCGTTCTGATTTCAGGATAAGCAGGGCCGGGATGGAGAAGTTCAAATCAGCTATTGGCGAAGTAAGGCTGCTGCATTCTTCTGAGATCGGCGAACAGTCGGCGCTGGTGGCGAAAATAATAGAGAATTCATTGTATCTGCGTTTCATGGTCCTCGCGGTATCCGTTGGGGCGTTCCTCTTTATCTGGTATTCGATACACAGGACCATAATACAGCCCATCAGGAACCTGAGGGCCGGCGCCACCCAGCTCGCCGGAGGAAACCTGCAATACAGGATATCGATAAAAACGGCTGACGACCTGCAGGAGCTGGCCGACGACTTCAACGTGATGAGAGAAAAGCTCCTTGAGCGTACCGAAAAGCTTGCCACCACGGCAAGGGAGATGGAAGAGCTATCGACGCACGACGGGCTCACGGGACTCTATAATTACAGGTACTTCCATAACCGCCTGAAAGAGGAGATGCAGAAATCGGCAAGGGCGGGCGCGCCGCTTTCGGTGATGCTGATGGACCTCGATAACTTCAAATTATATAATGACAGGCACGGGCATCCAGCGGGGGACCTCCTCCTTAAGACCGCTGCGGAGATCTTCAGGCAGACGCTACGCGGCACCGACCTTATCTGCAGGTATGGAGGCGAGGAGTTCGTGGCCATATTGCCCAATACCGGCAAGGAGGGGGCGATTGTGGCGGCAGAGAACGTCAGGGCCAATATGGAAGGGCACGACTTCCCGCACAGGGAGACACAGCCCCTTGGCGCCGTGACTATCACCATAGGAGTGGCGCAGTACCCTGAGGACGCAACAAGCGCAGACGAGCTTGTCAAATGTGCCGATGACCTGATGTACAAGGCTAAAAAAGAGGGCAAGAACAAGGTCTACGCAGTGACGTGCAGCGCTGTTAAAGCCCAGATTGTTTGAGCCTGCTAAAGCAATCCATGGACGGATTGCCGGCTCGATGGCGTTAAGAAAAACCCACTTGACGGATTTTTTAAAACAGGCTACAATATCCGTGTAATATATCTCACCTCGACAAACATCCCGTTCTTCAGCGTAAAATCCCGTGAATTTGTTCCAGGCAATTGATTAAAGCTTTTTAGCAATTTTGAATTTTTTTGATGAGCCGGGCCTTGCCTGTGCCAGTTCACAGGAAATTTAAAATTTTGAACATGGTCGGCGAGCGCAATCCCTGCAAGTATTAACTGCGGGGTCTGGCGAGCGAAGTGTAATGGTTGTTTTTTTCATTACATGTCGAAGATTCCCCGTAGCTTCCAGCGGGGAGCTTCAACTTATCACTCAGATAGCGATACCCGGTAAGGAGGTAATGAGGTAAGAAAAACAAGTGTCATCTCTTATTAAAGGACCTGTCAAGACAACCCATCCTGAAAAACCACATCCCGACCCAAAATAAACCGGCTTAAGGCAAGTCTTTAATGTCTCACAATGGGACCTGAAATCCCTCGCCTTACAGGCGAAGACTTCCAGTGCGTCTAATGAGATTTTCAAGCTTACGTCCCATGCCAGGCTGAAAGCGCGATATCAAATGGAAGCGATTAATCTCCCTCTATCCCCCTTTAGAAAAGGGGGAGATTTCAGTCGGGCTTTCAGCCGACTATTTTTCGAACCTGCCGCTTTCCAGGCGGTAGTGGTTCAGTCGATACAGCCAGGCAAGAGCATGGAACGGCTATTTTAAACGCGGTTTGCGCCGCTCAGGCGAAAAACTCATGCCCTGCTTGTGGCGCTTTCATTTTTCACCAAGGGAAAGCTTAATCTGACTATTTGCGATAACGGAGGACTCATGAAGGTACTGGTAACTGGCGGCTGCGGTTTCCTCGGCTCTCACGTATGCGAGTTCTACGCCCAAAAGGGCGCTCAAGTCATATCTTACGACAATATGACAAAGCACGAGCTTGCGAGGACCGGCTTTGCCGCGGACGAGGCAAGGGACTATAACCGGCAGTATCTCAGGTCGCTGGGTGTAAAGATGGTAAGGGCAGACGTTAGAGACCTTGAAGAGCTGCTTGACCACAGCCAGGGCTGCGGCTATATCGTCCATACGGCGGCCCAGCCGGCCATGACCATAAGCTCTGAAGAGCCTCTGCTGGACATCACGACCAATGTCATGGGCACCTTTAACGTCCTGGAGGCGGCGCGGAGGCTGAAGGTCCCCGCGGCATGCTGCGCGACGGTCCACGTCTACGGCAACAGGATAAACAACACGCTGAAAGAGGGGGTAAAGAGATATCTCAGGGAGCCGGAGAGCATAGACGAGGAGCTAAAGACCCTTGAAGGGACTCTAACGCCGCTTCACGCCTCAAAGGCCGCCGGTGACAGCTATGTAAGGGCATACGCGGACACATACGGGCTTAAGGCCGCGAGCTTCAGGCTTACCGGCATCTACGGCACCCGGCAGTTCGGGGGAGAGGACCACGGATGGGTCGCCAACTTCTCCATCAGGAGCGTGCTGGGCCGGGCGATATCGATCTTCGGGACCGGCAAGCAGGTGAGGGACATCGTCTACGCCACAGATGTCTGCGAGGCCTTCGACGCCTTCTACAAGAGGCGAAAGCCCGGCGTCTACAACATAGGAGGCGGGGCGAAGACGGCGATATCTCTTTTGGAGTGCGTCGACCTGATCTCAGAGATAAACGGCTTCAGGCCGGAGGTGGAATTCCACGCGGAAAGGCACGGCGACCTTAAGTACTTCGTCTGCGACACCGGCAAAGCCGAACGAGAGCTTGGCTGGTCGCCGAAGGTGCTGCCGGAAGAGGGCGTTCAAAGGCTCATCGACTGGATAAGGAGCGAAGCGCATATCTTCAATAAGGAAAAGGAGAGCGCTCATGAAGGCGATAGTTCTTGCGGCAGGCAGAGGCCGGCGTCTCGGTGACATGCTGGGGAACAGGAACAAGTGCATGATACCCGTGAACCGGAGGCCTGTCATCGAGTACAGTTTTGGAAGTGTAGCCAACACGGAAGTGAAAGAGATGATAGTGGTGGTCGGCTTCCGCGCGGAAGAGATAATCAACACCTATGGGAACAATTACAAGGGCGTGCGGATAAAATACGTGGTCCAGCAGGAGCAGAAGGGCCTTGTTCACGCGCTCGAATGCTCGGCGGCGATGCTCGACGGTGACGACTTCATACTCCTGCTTGGCGACGAGGTGCTTGTAAACCCCAGGCACCAGAAGCTTATCTCGGAGTTCAGGGGAGATAGCGCCATAGCCCTCTGCGGCGTTTTGAAGGTAGAGGACAGGAGCTTTATAAAGAGGACCTACAGCATACTGCACGATGAGAAGAATAAGGTATACAGGCTCATCGAGAAGCCGAGGAACCCGCTTAACGACCTGATGGGCACCGGCGATTGCGTATTCAGGAACGAGATACTCTCGTATATAGAATTTACCCCGGCGCACCACGAGCGCAAGGAGAAGGAGCTCCCGGACCTTATCCAGTGCGCCATAGATGACGGCAAGCTCGTGAGGTCTTTTACTATCTGCGACAGGTACACGAACATAAACACGCCTGAAGACGTCACGCTGGCGGAGAGTTTTTTCAATGAAAGTGGCTGTTATATCTGATTCCCTGCCCGGCTATCACCGTTTGTGGAGCGGCGCAGAGATAATCGCCGAGACACTGGCGGAGATGCTTGACGGCAACGGCTGCATGGCCTTCTGCGTGACGGCCCCGTTTGATAAAAAACCCGCGAAAGGCGGGATAGAGGTCCTTGAAGTGAAGACACCGCTCAAAAGGTTCGGTGCGATCTCAAGGAACTTCCCCGTTGATATAGGCGCGATACGGGGCGTCTACAGGGTGTTAAAGATGAAGAGGCCGGACATAGTGCATATAAACGCGAAGTACCTATTCCTCCCGGCTGTCGTAGCCTCCTGGCGGCTTGGCATCCCGGTAGTATTCACGGTGCCAGACTACTTTATCTTCTGCCCCACGACCTTCATAAGAAGGCCCGACGGAAGAAGCTGCGAGAGCTACCATGGCAAGGACTGCCACAACTGCCTCACGCTCCTCGGCGAAGGGTTTCTTAAAAAGATGGTAAGCGCGGTTCCCGCCGTTTTTACGCGAAGCCTGCTGGCGTTGAGGGCAAAGGGCTTCGACTATATTCTCAGGAAGCTCCCGGCTTACGTGGTCCTCTCCGAATCTTCAAAGGAGAGGCTCGTCCGTTATGGCATCCCTGAAGAGAAGGTAAGGCTCATCTACCACTACCGCCTTGCGGCCCCGGAGGAGACGAAAGAGGAGATAACCAACCCTTCAGCCGTTTTCGTCGGCTGGCTCACCGAGGAAAACGGGGTCGATGTGCTCGTGAGGGCCTTCATAAAGGCTCAAAAAGAGCTGCCGGAGGCGAGGCTCTATCTCATCGGCACGGGCAAGGAGGGATTCATAAAAGGACTAAAGCGCGAGGTAGCTGAGGCGGGCATCAATGGGAAGGTCGTCTTCCTGGGCAAGAAGGAAAATAGCGAAGCGCTTTCAATAATATCGAAATGCGATGTGACCGTAGCGCCCCACCAGTGGCCAAAGGAGTTCGGCCCGGTGATATTGATAGAGGCCCTTGCCATGGGCAAGCCCGTCATAGCGAGCCGCATAGGGGCGACCGATGAATTCGTATCGGACGGAGAAAACGGCTTTCTCGTGGACGATTACAGGAGCCCGGCGGCCTTTGCGGAAAAGCTCGCGCTGCTATTGTCTGACAGAAGGCTGGCAAGGGAGATGGGCGGCAGGCACAAAGGCAGGACAGGGTTCGTAAGGGACGACTCATCGTCGAGGAAGATGAAAGAGCTATACCGTTCGCTGCTGGCCAGGCATGAAAAGGCTGGTTAGCGTACAGAGAAAAGGTGAACGGACCTACAGGGAGCTTATGCTCTCGATCGTCAACGGGCTTGGGCTCAAGGTTTATTTTCGGCAGGCACGCAAGGTACTCATAAAGCCGAACCTTGTGACCTCAAAGAGCTCTGCGGAAGGCGTTACCGTAGACCTCGAACTGATAAAGAGCCTGGTCGAGCTCTTAAATGAAGAGTCGAAGGCGGAGATAGTGGTGGGCGAGGCGGCCCTCGTCAACACAGAGGATGTCTTTAAAGACCTTGGCGTTTACGGGCTTGAGGCCGCTGGGTGCAGGGTCGAAAACCTCGAAAAAGGCGAATGGGTCGAGGTCAGGCCGCCATACTCCCTTCTCTTCGAGAAGCTGCTAGTGCCGAGGAGAGCCTTTGAAAGCGACCTCATAATCGACATGAGCAAGATGAAGACGCACGAGCTCACGGGGGTCAGTTTAGGGCTCAAGAACTTCTTCGGCCTTCTTTCGCAAGGCGGCAGGAGATACGCGCACATGAACGGCGTCAACAAGGGGATAGTAGATATCTATTCGTACTTCGAAAAGGAGAAAAAGGTGATATCGATAATTGACGGACTGATCGCGCTTTCGGGAAGATCAGGCCC
It includes:
- a CDS encoding nucleotidyl transferase, giving the protein MKAIVLAAGRGRRLGDMLGNRNKCMIPVNRRPVIEYSFGSVANTEVKEMIVVVGFRAEEIINTYGNNYKGVRIKYVVQQEQKGLVHALECSAAMLDGDDFILLLGDEVLVNPRHQKLISEFRGDSAIALCGVLKVEDRSFIKRTYSILHDEKNKVYRLIEKPRNPLNDLMGTGDCVFRNEILSYIEFTPAHHERKEKELPDLIQCAIDDGKLVRSFTICDRYTNINTPEDVTLAESFFNESGCYI
- a CDS encoding nucleoside-diphosphate sugar epimerase; the encoded protein is MKVLVTGGCGFLGSHVCEFYAQKGAQVISYDNMTKHELARTGFAADEARDYNRQYLRSLGVKMVRADVRDLEELLDHSQGCGYIVHTAAQPAMTISSEEPLLDITTNVMGTFNVLEAARRLKVPAACCATVHVYGNRINNTLKEGVKRYLREPESIDEELKTLEGTLTPLHASKAAGDSYVRAYADTYGLKAASFRLTGIYGTRQFGGEDHGWVANFSIRSVLGRAISIFGTGKQVRDIVYATDVCEAFDAFYKRRKPGVYNIGGGAKTAISLLECVDLISEINGFRPEVEFHAERHGDLKYFVCDTGKAERELGWSPKVLPEEGVQRLIDWIRSEAHIFNKEKESAHEGDSSCGRQRPASR